A portion of the Gasterosteus aculeatus chromosome 12, fGasAcu3.hap1.1, whole genome shotgun sequence genome contains these proteins:
- the lmo1 gene encoding rhombotin-1 → MVLDKEEGVPMLSVQPKGKQKGCAGCNRKIKDRYLLKALDKYWHEDCLKCACCDCRLGEVGSTLYTKANLILCRRDYLRLFGTTGNCAACSKLIPAFEMVMRARDNVYHLDCFACQLCNQRFCVGDKFFLKNNMILCQMDYEEGQLNGSFETQVQ, encoded by the exons GTGTGCCGATGCTCTCCGTCCAGCCCAAAGGGAAACAGAAGGGGTGTGCCGGCTGCAATCGCAAGATTAAAGACCGCTACCTGCTCAAGGCCCTGGACAAATACTGGCATGAGGACTGTCTCAAATGTGCCTGCTGTGACTGCCGCTTGGGGGAGGTGGGCTCCACCCTCTACACGAAAGCCAACCTCATCCTCTGTCGCCGGGACTACCTGAG GCTCTTTGGTACGACGGGGAACTGTGCAGCCTGCAGTAAACTGATCCCAGCTTTTGAAATGGTGATGAGAGCCAGAGATAATGTTTACCATTTGGACTGTTTTGCCTGTCAGCTTTGTAACCAGAG GTTTTGCGTGGGGGACAAGTTTTTcctaaaaaacaacatgatTTTGTGTCAAATGGACTATGAGGAGGGCCAGCTGAACGGGAGCTTCGAGACACAGGTTCAGTAG